One window of the Lactobacillus sp. PV034 genome contains the following:
- a CDS encoding DUF1828 domain-containing protein, translating to MTEDKELKEISQASFNWIKNNLEFYQMGESTIEGETPLIDAFGQKIYCFIEKIADGYRISDDSWLMYKLDPNQEDEEFYESAVDITVGSGFDFDEETNEIFQEVEQVDLPEMINNLAQLQVAISFLR from the coding sequence ATGACAGAAGATAAAGAATTAAAAGAAATTTCGCAGGCGAGTTTTAATTGGATCAAGAATAATTTAGAATTTTACCAGATGGGTGAGAGTACTATTGAAGGAGAAACTCCATTAATTGATGCCTTTGGTCAAAAAATTTATTGTTTCATTGAAAAAATAGCTGATGGCTATCGTATTTCTGATGATAGCTGGTTAATGTATAAATTAGATCCTAATCAAGAAGACGAAGAATTCTACGAGTCAGCAGTTGATATCACCGTTGGATCAGGCTTTGATTTTGATGAAGAAACTAATGAGATTTTTCAAGAGGTAGAGCAAGTAGACCTGCCTGAGATGATTAATAATCTAGCTCAGTTACAAGTTGCAATTTCTTTTCTCAGATAA
- a CDS encoding aldo/keto reductase produces MTIFDDTYTLNNGVKIPRLALGVWEITDAQTPKAVEEAIKIGYRHIDTAQAYGNEAGVGEGVRKSGIARDEIFINSKVEAGIKNYQDAKASIDETLLKMKMDYLDMMIIHNPQPWNEVNQSSDRHFEGNLEAWRALEDAMKEGKLRAIGVSSFEKEDLDNLMDNSSNKPMVNQILCHIAATPLDLIKYSQDNDIVVESFSPVAHGAAMRDPEIIKMAQKYGVSVPQLCIRYDWQLNTVVLPKSTNPEHMKANSEIDFEISPADMEILKKMKPLDYGDASVFPVFGGKM; encoded by the coding sequence ATGACTATTTTTGATGATACTTATACTTTAAATAATGGCGTAAAAATTCCTCGTTTAGCACTTGGTGTCTGGGAGATTACTGATGCACAAACTCCAAAGGCAGTTGAAGAAGCAATTAAGATTGGTTATCGTCATATTGATACTGCACAGGCTTATGGTAATGAAGCAGGCGTTGGGGAAGGCGTGCGCAAGAGTGGCATTGCTCGCGATGAAATTTTTATCAATTCTAAAGTAGAAGCAGGTATTAAGAATTATCAAGATGCTAAGGCTTCAATTGATGAAACTTTATTAAAGATGAAGATGGATTATTTGGATATGATGATTATTCATAATCCTCAACCATGGAATGAAGTGAATCAATCAAGTGATCGCCATTTTGAAGGCAATTTAGAAGCTTGGCGTGCACTTGAAGATGCTATGAAAGAAGGAAAATTGCGTGCAATTGGGGTATCTTCTTTTGAAAAAGAAGATTTAGATAATTTGATGGATAATTCATCAAATAAACCAATGGTTAACCAGATTCTTTGCCATATCGCAGCTACTCCACTTGATTTGATTAAGTATAGTCAAGATAACGATATTGTAGTTGAAAGTTTTTCACCAGTAGCTCATGGAGCCGCAATGAGGGATCCAGAAATTATAAAAATGGCGCAAAAGTATGGTGTATCAGTGCCACAATTGTGTATTCGCTATGATTGGCAATTAAATACAGTCGTATTGCCTAAGTCTACTAATCCGGAGCATATGAAGGCCAATAGTGAGATTGATTTTGAAATTTCGCCAGCAGATATGGAGATTTTGAAGAAAATGAAGCCATTAGATTATGGAGATGCAAGTGTCTTTCCGGTTTTTGGTGGCAAGATGTAA
- a CDS encoding type II toxin-antitoxin system Phd/YefM family antitoxin, producing MDAVNYSNFREHLKDYFKQVNDRSEPLIVTNKQPEDNVVILSKDEYDAMIETMKIQSNDYLMEKIAAGHREVNAAKLQSLDLIDPDNN from the coding sequence ATGGATGCCGTAAATTATAGTAATTTTAGAGAACATCTAAAAGATTACTTTAAGCAAGTAAATGATAGAAGTGAACCCTTAATTGTTACAAACAAACAACCTGAAGATAATGTAGTGATACTAAGTAAAGATGAATATGATGCAATGATTGAAACGATGAAAATTCAGTCAAATGACTATTTAATGGAAAAAATTGCTGCAGGACATCGTGAGGTAAATGCAGCCAAATTGCAAAGTCTTGACTTAATAGATCCGGATAATAATTAA
- a CDS encoding helix-turn-helix domain-containing protein, which produces MNTWNDQIRKNLSFIRKIKGISQEQLGKKVGISGAAIGNYERGDRYIPAYLIHELSVALDIPDSFLSNKVPKNITRRDIKNENRLSLEQKTVNIEKWKEQHQGKYIQTIQLMHILLKDMYEELYLNDSISTNYSEVIDIFVNFFDNLEWNNGELDSYEDNLNLIYDTALFFFNYLIEQHKLYKDIDLFKNYHFREKYTQFFSENENYVNQLWKYDKDLN; this is translated from the coding sequence ATGAATACTTGGAATGATCAAATTCGTAAAAATCTTTCATTTATTCGTAAAATAAAAGGAATTTCACAAGAACAATTAGGGAAAAAAGTCGGAATAAGTGGTGCGGCAATTGGAAATTATGAGCGAGGAGATCGTTATATACCTGCCTATTTAATTCATGAATTGTCAGTCGCTTTAGATATTCCTGATTCATTTTTATCCAATAAAGTTCCTAAAAATATCACCAGACGAGATATAAAAAATGAAAATAGATTAAGTTTAGAACAAAAAACAGTTAATATAGAAAAGTGGAAAGAACAACATCAAGGAAAATACATTCAAACAATTCAATTAATGCATATATTATTAAAAGATATGTATGAAGAACTATATTTAAATGATAGTATCAGCACAAATTATAGTGAGGTTATCGATATTTTTGTAAATTTTTTTGATAATTTAGAATGGAATAATGGAGAGTTAGATAGCTACGAAGATAATCTAAATTTAATTTATGATACGGCACTATTTTTCTTTAATTACCTTATTGAACAACATAAATTATATAAAGATATTGATCTTTTTAAAAATTATCATTTTCGCGAAAAGTATACACAATTTTTCTCTGAGAACGAAAATTATGTCAATCAATTGTGGAAGTACGATAAAGATCTCAATTAA